CGCCCTCGGCGCCGAGGAGGTCTCGAAGGTCAAGCGGCAGGCGGAGATCGCCCGCATCGACGCCGAGCGTCAGATCAAGGCCCGGGAGATCGCGACGAGCGAAGAGACGCTCATCGAGCAGACCGCGTTCGACCGCAACTCCGCCGAGGCCGCGGCCGACGTCGGGCAGGCGCGGGCGGAGGCCGAGCAGGCCGAGGCGCTCGCCCGCGCGAAGGCGCAGCAGGGCGTCCTCATGCAGGAGGCCGAGAACAAGCAGGCCGAGCTCGACGCCGACGTCAAGCGCGTCGCCGACGCGGCCCTCTACGAGCGGCAGAAGCGCGCAGACGCCGACGCCTACGCGCGCGTCAAGGACGCGGAGGCGCAGGCGCTCATCGCCGACCAGGAGGCGCGCGCGATCCGCGTGAAGGCGGAGGCCGACGCCGAGGCCGTGAGGCTCGAGGGAGACGCGAAGGCGGCGGCGATCGAGGCGGAGGCGGCGGCCCTGGCGAAGAACCAGGACGCGTTCCTCGCCCAGCGCGCCCTCGACGCTCTCGTGCCCATGATGACGGAGTTCGCCAAGGGCTATGCGAACGTCGGCAGCGTCACGGTGCTGTCCGGCTCGGGGTCGGAGGGGGCCAGCGGCCATCTCGCGGGCGAGACCGCCGTGGGGCTCCGCACGATGTTCGACAGCGTGCAGGCCGCGACGGGCGTCGATCTCGCGGCCGTCATCCAGGGCCATGCGATCGGCCGCGGGGTCGCGGCGGGCCAGCGGTCAGCGGCGGACGAGCCGACGACGCCGACGCGCGAGCCGAAGGCGCCCGCCGCGGGCGAGGCGACCGCGGACGCCGCACCGCCCGAGGCCGCAGGGGACGTCGACCCGGCCTCCGCGTAGCGGGCGGCGTCTCAGGCGCGTCGGTACTGCGATGCCATCGGGCAGTCGAAGGGGTCGCGTGCGGCGAGCCCGACGCGGTTCAGGTACGCGATGACGATCCCGTATGAGCGCAGGAGGCTCGTCTCGGTGTACGGCACGTCGTTCGAGGCGCAGTAGTCGCGGACGATGTCGCGCGCCTTCGCGAGGTGGGGGCGGGGCATGCTCGGGAACAGGTGGTGCTCGACCTGGTAGTTCAGCCCGCCCATGAGCCAGGTGGCCCACCAGCCGCCGGCGATGTTGCGCGAGGTCCGCACCTGCTTCGAGAAGAAGTCGAGCTTCGCTCCCGGGGCGATGACGGGCATCCCCTTGTGGTTGGGGGCGAACGAGGCCCCCATGTACACGCCGAAGACGGCGAGCTGCACGCCGAGGAAGGCGAACGCCATCCCGAGCGGGAGCATCAGGAAGAGGGGCGTGAGGAACAGCGCGAAGCGCAGGGCGATGATGCCGAGCTCGATCCAGCGTCCCTTCACGGGGCCGCGCGAGAGCAGGTGCTTCAGGCTGAGGTAGTGGAGATTGAGGCCCTCCATCGTGAGGAGGGGGAAGAACAGCCATCCCTGCCTGCGCGTGATGAGCCGGCGGATCCCGCGAGCCTGAGCGGCGTCCTCCTCGACGAACGAGATCGTGTCGACCGCGATGTCGGGATCCTTCCCGACGCGGTTCGGGTTGGCGTGATGACGGCTGTGCTTCGAGTCCCACCAGGAATAGCTCATGCCGATGCTGCCGGCGAGGATCCGCGCGAGCCGGTCGTTCGCGGGGCCGGTCGTGAGGATCTGCCGGTGCGCCGCCTCGTGCGCGAGGAAGGCGATCTGCGTGAAGACGATGCCGAGCGCGCCGGCGATGAGCAGCTGGAACCAGCTGTCGCCGAGCAGGATGAATCCTGTCACGGCTCCTCCCAGCGCGACGAGGATGCCCGCGCCGACGAGGGCGTAGAAGAGGTGGGCGCGATGCAGGAGGCCCATCTCCCGGACGACCTGCGCGACCTGGGTGTACGCCCGAGCGATGGGAGGGAAGGTGTCGGTGCCCGCGTACGTCTGACGGACCGCTCCGAGCCGCTGTCCGACGGCTTCTGTCTGGGTAGGGGAGATGAGCTTCTCCTGTCGATCGACAGCCGGTGAGGCCGGGGGAGCCAAAGGCGGATGCCGATCGCTGCCCTCAGGCTAGCCGCTGCCGTATGCGGCGTGGGGTATGCGGAGGGGGTTGCCAGGAGATGGCTACGCGGATGACATCTTCGCCGCGCGCTACGCCCGGTTGCGGGCGACGGCCTCCCGCACGAGCGAGACGAACGCCTCCTCGTCGAGGGCGTCGTGCTCGCGGACGTCGATCGCGCGTCGCGTGCCGGAGTCGAGGCTCGCGTTGAAGAGCCCGGCGGGGTCGTCCAGCGAGGCGCCCCTCGCGAAGGTCAGCTTGATCTTGTCGCGGTAGGTCTCGACGGTGCAGATCAGCCCGGACGACGAGAACGTCGGCACCCCGTCGGGGTTCGACGGCTTCCGCCACTTCGTCTCCTCGACCACGTCGGGCTCGGCCCGACGGATCAGGGATCGCACCGTCTCGACCCTGCTCCACCGCCAGTCAGCGCTCATAGGCGACACGATACGCACTCGCGCGGGGCGGCGCGGCGACCTCCACGATGCGATCGACGCCGAGCTCGCCCGCAAGTACGCCGCCTATCCCCAGTACGTCGCGCCCATCGTGACCGACGTCTCGCACACCGCGACGCTCCGCGTGACGCCGCTGGCCGGAGACGGCGGGAGCTGACGCCGGCCGGCGCGGGCTCTTCGCCCCATCGGCCCGCCGGCTCAGCCCCGTCGGGCCTCGAGCCAGCGGGTGAGCTCCGACGACAGCGCGGCGGGCGCGTCGAGCTGGATGAGATGACCGGCTTCGGGGACGATCGCGAGCGTGGCGTGGGGGATGAGCTCACGCAGACGGTGCGCCCTGTCGGCGGGGATCCAGGCGTCCTCGGCGCCCCAGACGATGTGCGTCGGCTCGTCGACGTCCCCGTAGAGGGCTTCGACCTCGTCGGTGAACCCCTCGTCGGCCTGCGCGATCTGGCGGTAGAACGCCGCCTGCCCGGGGCCTTCGTTCCAGGGCCCGACGAGCATGTCCAGGTCGTCGGCTCCGATCCCGTGGTGACTCGCCCCCCGGACGTACGCCTCGACGGCTCCGCGGTGGACCGCCTCGGGCAGCTGGGCGAAGACGTCGGAGTGCTGTTTCACGAGCCGGAAGAACGGCGACCCCCAAGGGCGGAGCGCGACCACGTCGACGAGACACAGCGACGCGTAGCGGACGCCGTGCAGCAGCCGGGCGCGAAGGGCCACGGCGCCGCCGATGTCGTGGGCGACGACATGGGGCCGGTCGAGGCGCCATTCGGCGAGCAGGTGGGCGAACAGCTCGCCCTGGGCGCCGAGGTCCACCGCGTGCTCGGCGTGCTTCGAGGACGCGCCGTAGCCCGGCATGTCCCACAGGTGGACGGTGAAGCGGCGTGCCAGCGCGTCGGCGATCGGCCGCCAGAGCGCGGACGACCACGGAGTGCCGTGCAGGAACACCAGGGGAGGGCCCTCCCCGAACCGCTCCCACGCGACGGTGCGGTTCCGCCACACGAGCGTCTGGCCGAGGGCGTGAGGAGGCATCCCCACACAGTAGCGGCGCAGGGCGGCGGCCGGGGCCCGTGCCGTGGCGGAGAATGGAGGCACCATGACTGCATCCGAAGACCATGCACGCTGGCGCGCGGAGCGCCGGGCCGCCGTGACGGCGCCCACGGGCAACCTCGCCCTCGTCGAGACGCGCTGGACGGGGAGCACGCGCCCGGACATCGCGGCCGAGCAGGAGGCGGCGCCCGCATCCGTGACCGTGACGCCGATCGAGCGCAAGGACATCGTCACGGGCGAGCCCGAACACGGTCTGCGCGTCTGGGACGCCGAATCGCCGGCGATCCGCGCGTTCCAGGGCATCGACGTGTACGAGTACGACCCCGCCTGGGCGATCGACGCGCAGTTCACGCCCGTCGGGAGCGACCGCACGGTGCCGTTCGAGCACATCCGCGACAACGGCGGGACGCGCGACCTCGTCGTCCCGGGCGACATCGCGTTCCGCCGCGAGGGCGTCGACCACCGCTTCGCGGCGTTCGACGACGGCGGGGCGCTGATCCTCGTGTTCGGCGATCCCACGAACGGCGAGGAGACGTACGGCTCCGGCCGGTTCCTCTTCGTGCGACGCCGCGACGGCGCCGGCTTCGGGGAGCCGGGAACGGTCATCCTCGACTTCAACAGGGCCTTCGTGCCTCCGTGCGGGTTCTCGGCGCAATACAATTGTCCGTTGCCGCCTGCGCAGAACCGTTTCACCGTGCCCGTCCGTGCCGGTGAGAGGAACGTCCTGTTCCACGACGGCTTCGACATCTACGCCGCGGCCTGAGCCGCGGCACCGCACAGCGCCTCAGGAGCACCCGTGAGAAGTCCCCTCGCCCTCGCCGCGACCGTCCTCGCCTCGGCTCTCGTCCTCGCCGGCTGCTCGTCCGCGGGCACGACGGCCGACGGCGGCGACAGCGCCGACGCGACCGTCTCCATCGGGTCGCTCTACGAGCCGCAGAACCTCAGCAACACCCAGGGCGGCGGTCAGGGCGTCACGGAGGCCTTCAACGGCAACGTCTACGAGGGCCTGTACAAGCTGACCGACGACGGCGAGGTCGAGCCCCTCCTCGCCGACAGCGCGGAGACGAGCGACGACGGGCTCACCTACACGATCGCGCTGCGCGACGACGTGACCTTCCACTCCGGCAAGCAGCTGACCTCGTCCGACGTCGCGTCGAGCATCGAGGCCGTGACCGCGGAGGACTCCCAGTCGGCCCGCAAGTCGGCGTTCGAGGTGATCTCCGGCATCGAGACGCCGGATGACCAGACCGTCGTCTTCACGCTGTCGGAGCCGTCGATCTCCTTCCTCTACAACCTCAGCTACGTCTGGATCGTGAACGGCGAGGCGGAGGAGCTGACGACGAGCGAGGACGGCACGGGGCCGTACACGCTCGGCGAGTGGAAGCAGGGCAGCACGCTCACCCTCGACCGGTGGGACGACTACTGGGGCGACCCCGCGGCCAACGCCGAGGTCGTGTTCACGTACTTCACGGACGCCACGGCGCAGAACAACGCCCTGCTCACGGGCGAGATCGACGTCATCACGAGCGTTCAGAGCCCCGACGCGCTCGCGCAGTTCGAAGGCGACGACGCCTACACCGTCAGCGAGGGAACGTCGACGACCAAGGAGCTGCTCGCCTTCAACGACCGCGTCGCGCCGTTCGACGATCCCCTCGTCCGGAAGGCGATCTCCTCCGCCATCGACACCGAGAAGCTCCTGAGCTCCATCTGGGGCGACTACGGCACGCTCATCGGCTCGATGGTGCCGCCGACCGACCCGTGGTACGAGGACCTCACCGACGTCAACCCGTACGACGTCGACCTCGCGAGGGAGCAGCTCGCCGAGGCCGGCTACCCCGACGGCTTCACGTTCACCCTCGACACCCCGAGCTACGACCCGCACCCGGCCGTGGCCGAGCTCCTCCAGTCGCAGCTCGCCGCCGTCGGCATCACGGTGGAGATCAACACGATCAGCGCGGACGAGTGGTACACGAAGGTGTTCCAGGACCGCGACTTCGAGGCGACCCTGCAGGAGCACGTCAACGACCGCGACGTCGTCTGGTACGGCAACCCCGACTTCTACTGGGGCTACGACAACGCCGACGTCCAGCAGTGGGTCTCCGAGGCGGAGCAGGCGCAGACGACCGACGAGCAGACGGAGCTGCTGAAGAAGGTCAACGAGCAGATCGCGGAGGACGCCGCGAGCGTGTGGCTCTACCTCTATCCGCAGATCGTGGTGGCGTCGAGCGGGCTCACGGGCTACCCCGTCAACGGCCTGAACTCGCAGTTCTTCGCCTACGACATCGTCAAGTCCTGACCTGCCGGGGGCTCGCCTCCGCCGCGATCGCATGCTCGTCTACCTCCTCCGCCGCCTCGGGTTCCTCCTGGTGTCGCTCGTCGTCGCCATGTCGGTGATCTTCGTGCTGCTGCGTCTCCTGCCGGGGGACCCCGCCAACGCCCTGCTGTCCGTGGACGCCACCCCCGAGCAGATCGCCGCGGCCCGGGCCCAGGCGGGGTCGGACCAGCCGCTCGCGCAGCAGTTCCTCACCTGGGCGGGGCAGGTGGCGCGAT
This window of the Microbacterium sp. AB genome carries:
- a CDS encoding SPFH domain-containing protein, with amino-acid sequence MDGFLATAGGVGVVVAIVIVVVVVVVVALVVTLLMRAWYKVARADEALIIVGKKQKAKDGTSSNVAVIRGGGAIVNPITQRAETLSLRARQIMVKPTAQSIQGVTVDVTGVALVKIGSTPESIASAAERFVSQDDAIEVFTTEQLEGALRGVVATLTVEQLMRDRQELSDQIAALIKSDLEDQGLVLDSFQIQGITDQNGYIDALGAEEVSKVKRQAEIARIDAERQIKAREIATSEETLIEQTAFDRNSAEAAADVGQARAEAEQAEALARAKAQQGVLMQEAENKQAELDADVKRVADAALYERQKRADADAYARVKDAEAQALIADQEARAIRVKAEADAEAVRLEGDAKAAAIEAEAAALAKNQDAFLAQRALDALVPMMTEFAKGYANVGSVTVLSGSGSEGASGHLAGETAVGLRTMFDSVQAATGVDLAAVIQGHAIGRGVAAGQRSAADEPTTPTREPKAPAAGEATADAAPPEAAGDVDPASA
- a CDS encoding fatty acid desaturase family protein encodes the protein MSPTQTEAVGQRLGAVRQTYAGTDTFPPIARAYTQVAQVVREMGLLHRAHLFYALVGAGILVALGGAVTGFILLGDSWFQLLIAGALGIVFTQIAFLAHEAAHRQILTTGPANDRLARILAGSIGMSYSWWDSKHSRHHANPNRVGKDPDIAVDTISFVEEDAAQARGIRRLITRRQGWLFFPLLTMEGLNLHYLSLKHLLSRGPVKGRWIELGIIALRFALFLTPLFLMLPLGMAFAFLGVQLAVFGVYMGASFAPNHKGMPVIAPGAKLDFFSKQVRTSRNIAGGWWATWLMGGLNYQVEHHLFPSMPRPHLAKARDIVRDYCASNDVPYTETSLLRSYGIVIAYLNRVGLAARDPFDCPMASQYRRA
- a CDS encoding DUF1801 domain-containing protein, giving the protein MSADWRWSRVETVRSLIRRAEPDVVEETKWRKPSNPDGVPTFSSSGLICTVETYRDKIKLTFARGASLDDPAGLFNASLDSGTRRAIDVREHDALDEEAFVSLVREAVARNRA
- a CDS encoding alpha/beta fold hydrolase; amino-acid sequence: MPPHALGQTLVWRNRTVAWERFGEGPPLVFLHGTPWSSALWRPIADALARRFTVHLWDMPGYGASSKHAEHAVDLGAQGELFAHLLAEWRLDRPHVVAHDIGGAVALRARLLHGVRYASLCLVDVVALRPWGSPFFRLVKQHSDVFAQLPEAVHRGAVEAYVRGASHHGIGADDLDMLVGPWNEGPGQAAFYRQIAQADEGFTDEVEALYGDVDEPTHIVWGAEDAWIPADRAHRLRELIPHATLAIVPEAGHLIQLDAPAALSSELTRWLEARRG
- a CDS encoding DUF1684 domain-containing protein, translated to MTASEDHARWRAERRAAVTAPTGNLALVETRWTGSTRPDIAAEQEAAPASVTVTPIERKDIVTGEPEHGLRVWDAESPAIRAFQGIDVYEYDPAWAIDAQFTPVGSDRTVPFEHIRDNGGTRDLVVPGDIAFRREGVDHRFAAFDDGGALILVFGDPTNGEETYGSGRFLFVRRRDGAGFGEPGTVILDFNRAFVPPCGFSAQYNCPLPPAQNRFTVPVRAGERNVLFHDGFDIYAAA
- a CDS encoding ABC transporter substrate-binding protein: MRSPLALAATVLASALVLAGCSSAGTTADGGDSADATVSIGSLYEPQNLSNTQGGGQGVTEAFNGNVYEGLYKLTDDGEVEPLLADSAETSDDGLTYTIALRDDVTFHSGKQLTSSDVASSIEAVTAEDSQSARKSAFEVISGIETPDDQTVVFTLSEPSISFLYNLSYVWIVNGEAEELTTSEDGTGPYTLGEWKQGSTLTLDRWDDYWGDPAANAEVVFTYFTDATAQNNALLTGEIDVITSVQSPDALAQFEGDDAYTVSEGTSTTKELLAFNDRVAPFDDPLVRKAISSAIDTEKLLSSIWGDYGTLIGSMVPPTDPWYEDLTDVNPYDVDLAREQLAEAGYPDGFTFTLDTPSYDPHPAVAELLQSQLAAVGITVEINTISADEWYTKVFQDRDFEATLQEHVNDRDVVWYGNPDFYWGYDNADVQQWVSEAEQAQTTDEQTELLKKVNEQIAEDAASVWLYLYPQIVVASSGLTGYPVNGLNSQFFAYDIVKS